The window TCTTGGTCATAAGTTTTGTTTATTTAAGGGGCCATGATCTTTTCATTGATGCAGACCCCAAACTCACCTGTTGCTTCTGGTAGTTCTGGAGGCAGGAAAGCAACAAAAAGGATCATACTTGTTTGCCATGGAGTTTCCGAGGATAATAAGGTTTGGTACTTAATTGATGGTTCTGTGAAACTTTTCATAAATTCGTTGTGTCTGGAAAGTGTAAGTTCACTATATAGCATAGTTAATCCAAAATGTTGAAAATAACTGATGGAACGTGAAATCAGGATCTTGTGTGGTTTTAGATTGCATATATAACTGCTGAACCGAatttttggaatttaatttgGAATATTATTTCTCTGACTCAGCTCTCACAAACTTGCAGGCGAGTTCTTCCTTCTTGGAGGACAAGCCAATGAACATTCTTGGGGTTATACAGGTAGAGCATCCATACTATTTCACTAGATAGGTTTGGAACtcatataattatatttctGGATGTATGACAGTCGCAGAAAGTTGCAGAGCTCCTTCTTGATTTAAAAGTGACCGCTGTAATAAGCAGTCCCAAGAAAGCTTGTGTAGAGACGGCTGTAGCAATTTCCAGGGTACGCTTATATTACCTTTCATGgttcttttttatatatcttttaCAGGTTCTGAATCACCACATCTTACTAATGTTTTCTCTTTTCCGCCTCCCTTTTTTTTTACTCGGAGGCTCTAGAGAGTATGAACAATGCCACATCAGAAGAGAACCATGACGTGATGAACCCATGTAAAAGATAATGAAATTACAATAAATTCCCCCAAGTATTCGTGATACTTGAAAACTCTCCCTTTATCGAGATGCCACACTCAAGTGTCAACCACTTCACAATTGCCTAACATTCTCCTTTTCTACCCCTCCATTTACAACCAAATACGATAGCAAACTTCCTATCTGATTACTATCATAAGTTTAATAGTCTAAGAGTATTCCTATCTTATTCTTTGTAGGTACAAGAAGCTGCAGATTGCTTGGGTGCTGATTGTGTGCCTCGCTATGTGGAGATGAAGCAGACGAATAAACTTGATGTAGAGAATATTCCCGATCATTTTAAGCAGGCAAGATGTCTGTCCATGGAATTTTAAAGTAAAAGTAATTAAGGTTGTGACATGCCGTAATTAGGTTGATGAAAAAATTGCATATCTACCATAGTATCATAGTACGAGTAGCCAACAAGTTCTTTAAACAAATTTGGAAATGCCTAACCTCCTTCAATGTTTCAACTATCTCGTTTGGGTTTTACCCGACTAGGGGAATTTTAATTTATCAATTGTATGTATATAGAAGGGTTATATTGATTTCTTTGCATTCTTTATAGATGAACAATCAAAGTTATAAATTTTCATAACCGTTCAATCCAATAAATCTTTCATTCTAACATTTGATACTTTTAATTCCATAGGATGTAGGTGACATTAATGTCTTTGAACCTGGTTGGTTAAACAAATTGAACGATGGGGTGATTACAGAAGTGTGGAATCAGAGTGACGAAGCCTGGAAGTCTCTATTGAATGAGATGGCTGATGAAAAGGAGCCGGAAAAGATTGTTGTTGTGGTGGGTCATCCTGCCATTCTTTTAGGATTGCTGGGGCAGTGCCTGAATCTCACAAAAGACTGGATTGGATCATTTCATCTGGATGCTGGAAGTATTAGTGTGCTCGACTTCCCTGATGGACCTAGTCGCAGAGGTGTGGTTCGATGCATAAATTACACTGCTCATATGGGAAGATGGTCAATTCCTATTACTAGACCTACCGTGGATGATGAAGAGTTTTAACGGTAAACgctgaaatttaaaatttaatatgtcTAAAATACTCTTCGATTCGAAGTAAAAAAACAAAGGTAGGGCACATAGCTGTCATTCTTGTGCTGCCTTTTGAGTGCATCAATATTCCTCTGGCATCTTTCTAGAAAGTAGAAACTAAAGATTGTTTTAGATCATCTTGAATGAATTCGTTCTGTTATCTTTCTATTGTTGGcgaagaaattttattttaaaaaatcagtATTGAACACAGTTTATGTTCAGGGATAAAAAGAATTTTACATTCATCTCATTCTTTCTAACTCTGATTAAAAATATTGATGTAGGTGATGGACAGAAAACACTAAAAGGAACTCAAGACTTCTATAGAATTCGCCGGAACAGCATGTCGAAGCCTCAAGTTGCCACATGCAAGAAAACCTAGGGTTTGTTTGAGAGAGAATCTCGAGGCTACAGCAAAGAGGGGATGAAGAAAAAGAGTGTGAGCAGTGTAATTATGTTAGTTGTTTTGTAAGTTTGTCAGTTAAATAGTATATTCTGATACTTTTATTTGAATAGTATTTGTGTTGTACGTTTTAGATCAGTAATTATAAATATCAGAAATCATCTCTGACAAAAAcagaaattataataatatttctagaaaagaaaattttaaattagaaaaatttagAGTTTAGTCAATGGATCTTCCAAGTCATTTAGTCTTTGTAGTTTGATAGAATCTTCTAAGTAGTCTTTATGATTTGATAAAATTCACAAAGATTATTTATAAAGATTATTTGTAAGATTTTATGCAATTTTGAAGATTTAATTCTAATTATAAACTATAGGACTAAATTTTAACAGGAGTTTGTAATTtgaccaaaagaaaaaaaaaagacatggCCTAACTACTTGGACCATGGATCTTCTATCATCTAGTTGGGCTGTCTACATGGACCATAGGTTTTCTACcattttcatttattgagcTAGCTTCTTGGGTTCCCATGAAGTCGAGAGATTGGtctgctttttttcttttttcttttttttaacagGTAAAAATGGCTTTTAAGCATGGATCGAGATGGACATCTCTGCTCATGCTCGCAGATTTTGTAAtggaaaagagagaagaaagagaatagCTTTGTTGGAAAACAAACAGTAGTACTATTATAAAAATACTCATCATGTAGGGGTTTTACATTTCCAACACAAAGAGGCACTGGCTGATATTCAAGCCGGTAGAGGTGGTTTGGCGCGGATAGCTGGGAAATCAAGCACCACAATCTTGTCAATGGCTGCTGAGAATGTCGCAGAGAATTCAACATGCTTGGGATGTCCCACGAACGCAGTATGAGCCTCCTTGTTTTCAAATGTCATCAAGAAGGCATGCGTGAATCCCTGTGTAAGCATCTCTGGTCCCTCCATTTCCTGTCCCCTGTTTTCATCATaaaacattcatttttctaGTTCCTTTCATGTTCATTACCCTTTACGCATAACATATCTTGAAAACAAATGAGTAAATTATCACTAAATTACATCAAATAAAACACTCAACATCACGTCATAAGCTTATGCATCCCCACCATTAAAATACTCAAATTTTGGGTCCAACAAGAGCGAAGCTTTCTAACATTTTTATAATGCTTCCCCTTTAGAAATTTAAGGGAAAAGTTAGATAGAGGCTTCAAATCTTAATTGTTTTTAAGGGTAATATTTTAATCTCAGAACTAAAATGTGCCATTATCCCCTCCCGCCCTTCACTCTTGTGTTCACACTTAGCTAAAAAGCGCCCAACAGAACTAAGAAACCAGTACTTTAAACCAACCTTGGTAAAAAATGCATAacaaattgataaaaaaaaaagagaatagttttaaaattttaatagttTAACAAAGGTGGGTAAAGATTACCACTCAAAGGATTTGACAGCTTCGACTTCAGAGACGAGGTTCTCCATGCCTTTGAGAATCTCTTCCACCGCTGCCCCTTCCTTAAACTTTACGAGCACCAAGTGCTTGAACTCTTCTCCCATGGCTGCTCCACCCTAGAACTCAAAGACCCCTCCTTTcttatatacacacacacacacacatatcaAGACATTACGTTAGATTGGATGTCACTGTTTAAATGCACCGACACAGCTCACGTGTCATTTCTTTTCTCTGCTGACTCAAATACTATAAAAGAATTGTTGTCCTTGTCCCCTACCTTCCTCGACAGCATCTCTTACTCAATATTTGAAAAGCCACACCATCAGATAAGACTTAGACCCACAACTTCCACCTCCACTTGTTTGgatctatttttttcttcttccaattagttatccttttttctttttttctttttttctcttttttcgcCCAATTTGATTTTGGGATCCATGTATAATCTCTTTGCCTATCTGGTCGATATGATTGTTCATGGTGGAAAATCATATAAACCATCTACCAAAATCACATGACTAACTTGTAGCAATCGAGTCATAATACTGTTTTAGTTTAGACAACGAGATTAGCAGTAACATGCCTCTGCTCATTATACTCTGTTCTATCTCACTCATCCACTTATTGTTTGATATGATCAAACTGTTCCTAAGATCACATGACTGTAATTTAAAACTCTAATCTAATACATTGTTTAGGAAATAAAATTTACTGAGATACTCTTCCACTTGTATATCTTTGGTATGATCATGAATTCATGATCTATTAGTCATACATTATGTATATACAAATGTAAAAAATCACATAATATTTACACAAATGATAAAATACTGCTCATGTTTGAAAAATTATTGGCTCGTTTGAGAacaatttcatatatatatatatatatatatatatatatatatatatatatatatatatatatatatatatatatatatatatataatttaggtTAGTTTCTTTCTAATTTTCTGACTTTGAGTTTCATAGAAATATTGAATTCTTTGTTCAATTctaaaaaacaagaataagtttattttttttatttttttgaattttaattttcaaatatttacttAGCTTTTTTAAAACATGggtgagtaaaaaaaaaaagaaaattaagtgTAAGAGTTAAAAATCGTTTTTATAAGCTTAATTATCCAAAaatacaacttttttttttaaagactacatttttttagtttatatatatagaaaagaaattataaatggAGTTTTTCGTTAGTCAAGATTCATACTCATGTCTTTACTTCATATTTTATTTAGGCAATAAGATTGAGTTGTAAGTGTCTTTTATACTTGCTCTTCAGATACCATAAACACTTCATCTATCACATGACCTATGTAGGAACTAAATTGACAGTTCTCAAAAATAACGCCACTATAAACGTAAAAGATACCCCTGCTATTAGCACTTAGTTTAAAGATATATTTGGAGACACTCATCTCTATGcacttttttttcaaatacaaaatggaaaagaaaaaaaaaacattatagaTAGAAAACTTTTCATAGATGGAAAAATGTCAAACTATTTGCAGgaatagtaaaataaaaaaagcatCGATAGAATACTATCCACTTTTATATTATAGACTTATATCAGTTTTTACATTGATTGtattattgatagacttttattaaCCTCTATTACTGATAGAcaatgatagacttttatcaccATCTATTTATGATTGACTTATATCATTTTCTATCACTATAGAACGTTTATTAAGGAATGTAAAATCTTTTTATATAAACCGTAAATAGCTTGacctatttttttatatttaaaaagcttatatattttgaattttttataaagaaaaaaaaaagcaaactTTTTGTAGGACAATTTGTAATTTAGCATTTAAGTAAGTTGCAAATAAGTGCATCCAAATATTCTTCTTCAGTATATATGTTTAGTTACCCAAGTATATAATTTTAGTACGTATGTTTTAAGTCTGTGATATCTTAAAGTGCTTATATCTCTTCCCAAAGGAGAAATAAGTTTAAATGTTATTTGGGTCAATTATGGTGGGTAGCTCTGCTTTTGCACATGACTGGGTTACTGGTGTGGACAGGTTTTGGTTTTGATTCACATTCACATGCCCAAAATTTTGCTTTCATTTTTTCCCATTTGTTGCTCTTTCAATTTTTTCCACTCCAACTTTTTCTCTCTGTCACTACCATGTGGCCATATCCTTTTGTCCATTAACTTTATTTCAGTGGAAAATGTATTTTTCTGCTTATCTTTTAGAATCTATATGTGGAGAAAATGATGATGTAAGTTAGATGTTCCCATTTGACATGGCCTTTGCCTTTATTTTATATTCCCCCCGTACC is drawn from Cucumis melo cultivar AY chromosome 11, USDA_Cmelo_AY_1.0, whole genome shotgun sequence and contains these coding sequences:
- the LOC103497965 gene encoding stress-response A/B barrel domain-containing protein At5g22580 isoform X1 codes for the protein MGEEFKHLVLVKFKEGAAVEEILKGMENLVSEVEAVKSFEWGQEMEGPEMLTQGFTHAFLMTFENKEAHTAFVGHPKHVEFSATFSAAIDKIVVLDFPAIRAKPPLPA
- the LOC103497965 gene encoding stress-response A/B barrel domain-containing protein At5g22580 isoform X2 translates to MGEEFKHLVLVKFKEGAAVEEILKGMENLVSEVEAVKSFEGQEMEGPEMLTQGFTHAFLMTFENKEAHTAFVGHPKHVEFSATFSAAIDKIVVLDFPAIRAKPPLPA